In Beijerinckia indica subsp. indica ATCC 9039, the genomic window TCATGCTTTGGCGCTCGTTAAGCGCGCCGCGGCCAGCGTCAATCAGCGTTCGGGACTGCTGCCTGAATCCCTCGCCACGCCGATCATCGCCGCCGCCCAGGAAGTGGAAGCGGGTCAATGGGACGACCATTTTCCCCTGCTCGTCTGGCAGACCGGCTCCGGCACGCAGACCAATATGAACGTGAACGAAGTGATCGCCAATCGCGCCAATGTCCTGCTCGGCGAGGTGCCCGGTTCGAAACATCCGGTGCATCCCAACGATCACGTCAATCTCAGCCAATCCTCGAACGACGCCTTTCCGACCGCCATGCATATAGCGGTCGTGCTCGCCCTGAAACAGAAACTCCTGCCCTCCTTGAGAGCCTTGCGCGACGCGCTGGAGACCAAGGCGCAGACTTACGCCTCCATTATCAAGATCGGCCGCACCCATCTTCAAGATGCAACACCCGTTTCACTCGGCCAGGAATTTTCAGGCTATGCCGCCGCCCTCGATTATGACAACGAGCGTGTGGAGGCGACCTTGCCGGGTCTCTACCGCCTGGCGGAAGGCGGCACGGCGGTCGGAACCGGCTTGAACAGCAAAAAGGGGTTCAGCGAGGCTTTTGCCCGGGAAATTTCCACCCTCACCGGTCTACCCTTCGTCACCGCGCCCAACAAATTCGAGGCGCTCGCCACCCATGACGCCCTGGTCTTCATGCATGGCGCCTTGAACACTCTGGGCGCCAGCCTCTATAAGATCGGCAGCGATATCAGGCTCGCCGGCAGTGGTCCCCGCTCGGGTCTCGGCGAATTGCATCTGCCGGAAAACGAGCCCGGCTCCTCGATCATGCCGGGCAAGGTCAATCCCACCCAGGTCGAGGCCCTGACCATGGTCGTGGCGCGCGTGTTCGGCAATCAGACGACGGTGAGTTTCGCCGGATCGCAAGGCCAGTTCGAGCTCAATGTCATGAAGCCGGTGATCGCTTATGCTTGCCTTGAAAGCATCACGCTTCTCGCCGATGCGATGCAGAGCTTTCAGCATTATTGCATTGAGGATTTGAGCGCAAATGAAGAGCGCATCAAGGAGCTTTTGAACAATTCCCTGATGCTGGTGACGGCGCTCAGCCCCAAGATTGGCTATGATAAAGCGGCGGCCATCGCCAAGACCGCCCATAAGAATGGAACGACGCTGCGGGAAGAGGCCATCAAGCTCGGCCATGTCTCGGATGCGGAATTCGACGCATTGGTGCGGCCCGAGGCTATGCTCGCACCGGAAGATTAAGGTTCGATGTCGTTGCTCAATGCATCAACTCAAACCAAAAGCGGCAGCCGCTTTTGGTTTGATGTTGTCCTTCTCTGACAAATGTCACGCCGCGATGGCGCTGTCCTCGGCGATCCAGGTCCGCAAGAAAGCGTCGGACCAGCGGGCGATCCGCCAATCATGCAGGCACCAATCTTGGAAATGCCGGTGCGGCGGACGCGCATTGGGCTGCCTGAGGCGCATCTTGCTGCGGGCGAGCCAGCGGCACATGATCGAGATCGTGACCTCCGGGTGGAATTGAAGCCCGTAGGCCCGCTCGCCATAACGGAAAGCCTGCGCCTCGAAATCCACCCCTTTGGCGAGCAAGGTCGCGCCCTTGGGGAGGCAAAATCCCTCACGATGCCATTGATAGACGGTTTCAGGGAACCGGCAGTCGCAGAGCTCATGGCCCTGTTCAGTCGGATGGATGCGGTAATAACCGGCTTCAACCTTGCCCTGCGGATGCGGGCAGACCGTCTGACCGAGATGGCGGGCAAGCATTTGCGCGCCGAGGCAAATGCCAAGATAGGGCTTGTTTTCCTTGAGCGGCACGCCGATCCAGTCGATCTCGCGCTTGAGCCAGTCTTCCTCATCATTCGCGCTCATCGGACCGCCAAAAATGATGGCCGCCGCGTAATCGCGCATAGTGTCGGGCAGAGGATCGCCAAAGCGCGGCCGTCTCAGGTCGAGCTGGTAGCCCTGACACTCCAGAAGCCGGCCGATTCGGCCAGGCGTCGAATGCTGCTGATGGAGCACCACCAGGATTTTACTGGGATTTTCTTGTGTCGCTTCCATAATCCACAAATTTACTAGAAAAATGGAAAAATGTCGAGCCTATTTTAAGGGTTGGCCGAACCGAAAAGCAGCCAAAAGAGGATCTGCGAAGTCAAAATCGGCAAAATCGAACGCGATGACAACCCTTCATCGAGATTTCCGAACCTTGCTGGGAAAGCCCAAGCCCAGGATACGAGTCAGAAGAGTACAACACGAAACATTTACCATTTTCTTGCTTTTATATTCGCCTCGAATTTTTTCGACGCCTCTCGGGGGACATCCCCTTATTAGGGCTTGCTCATTCGTCCCTCAACGCTTGCGTTGCATGGCCCCGATCAAAGGCAGGACCAGGGATGTCGGCAGAAGCGGGGCGAGCCACTCGGTCAATTTATTGAAGAAACCGGGTGTAATGACACCGCGTCCTGTCATGAGCCCGGCATAGCCGGCTTCAGCGACTTGTACCGCGCTGATCTGCGGCATCCAATCTAAAGCAATTCCTGGGCCAAAGCCAGCCCGTTCCTGAAATTCCGTCGGCGTCATACCGGGGCATAGAACACAAACCTCCACGCCATCGGCGCGCATTTCCTCACGCAGGGAGCGACTGAAGGACAGAACAAAAGCTTTGGAGGCATAATAGACGGCTAAACGGGGCCCGCCGGGCAGGAAAGCCACAACGGACGCGACATTCAAGATTTTGCCCCGTGCCTCCCGGATTTGGGGCAGAAAATGTAAGGTTAATGCGAGAAGGGCGCGTGTATTGACATCGATAATGGCGAGTTGCGCGTCGGGATCGATCGTCGCAACCTCGCCGAGGAGACCAAAACCCGCATTATTGACAAGCATGATCGGGCGCGCACCCGCTGCCGCGACGGCCTTTCCCAGCGAGGCAACGGCATCAGGCTGCGCGAGATCACAAGGAAAAACGAGCGGCCGGGGGGCGCCTTGTGCCGCGATTTTATCGGCCAGGGTCTCGAGCCGATCCTCGCGGCGGGCGACCAGGCCGAGATCATGGCCTTCCCGGGCGAAAATCTGCGCCAGTTCCGCACCGATGCCGCTGGAAGCCCCCGTGATCAGGACAATGCGCCGCTCCTCGCTCATAAACACCTCTGCGTCCAGGCACAGCGAATCGGCCCGCCGAACAGACCCATGAAGCCATCGGATTCAAGGAACTCTTCAGGCCTATCCTTCAGCCAGGGTTTGGGGATTTTCCGGTGGCAGATCCATGCCGGCACGTCTGTCCGCCACTGAAACATCAAGAAGCTCGGTCAGGCGTTTGATGATATTTTCTTCGAATTCATGAATCCGGCCGTCGGCGCCGGCAATGTCCCACATCATCGCCACGACCTTGCCCCGCGCCGGCCCATCGAGCCGCCGTTTCAAGACATCGGTAAATTCAGAAAAATCGGCCGTGACGCGATCGCTCGCCTCGGCCTGTCGGAGCAAGGCTCGGCTCGCCTTGCGATCAAGCCCGAAACGTTCAGTGACCAGGCTTTGCATTTTCTCGCGTTCGGCAGGAACGGTCTCGCCATCGACATGAGCGACATGCACCATGAGCGCCACCGCGGCGAGGCGAAAATCATCCTCGTCGAAAACCGGATCGGGCTCGGGAAAATCGGCCAATTTATCGATGAACCGTTTCAAGGCGTCGAACATGCCCATGGTCCCTTGGAAATCATCGACCCCTGAAGGGCAGCCTTCCGATTTCAACGCA contains:
- the fumC gene encoding class II fumarate hydratase: MQEETRTETDTFGPIEVPANRYWGAQTERSLIHFKIGNTQMPLAVIHALALVKRAAASVNQRSGLLPESLATPIIAAAQEVEAGQWDDHFPLLVWQTGSGTQTNMNVNEVIANRANVLLGEVPGSKHPVHPNDHVNLSQSSNDAFPTAMHIAVVLALKQKLLPSLRALRDALETKAQTYASIIKIGRTHLQDATPVSLGQEFSGYAAALDYDNERVEATLPGLYRLAEGGTAVGTGLNSKKGFSEAFAREISTLTGLPFVTAPNKFEALATHDALVFMHGALNTLGASLYKIGSDIRLAGSGPRSGLGELHLPENEPGSSIMPGKVNPTQVEALTMVVARVFGNQTTVSFAGSQGQFELNVMKPVIAYACLESITLLADAMQSFQHYCIEDLSANEERIKELLNNSLMLVTALSPKIGYDKAAAIAKTAHKNGTTLREEAIKLGHVSDAEFDALVRPEAMLAPED
- a CDS encoding glutamine amidotransferase, producing the protein MEATQENPSKILVVLHQQHSTPGRIGRLLECQGYQLDLRRPRFGDPLPDTMRDYAAAIIFGGPMSANDEEDWLKREIDWIGVPLKENKPYLGICLGAQMLARHLGQTVCPHPQGKVEAGYYRIHPTEQGHELCDCRFPETVYQWHREGFCLPKGATLLAKGVDFEAQAFRYGERAYGLQFHPEVTISIMCRWLARSKMRLRQPNARPPHRHFQDWCLHDWRIARWSDAFLRTWIAEDSAIAA
- a CDS encoding SDR family NAD(P)-dependent oxidoreductase → MSEERRIVLITGASSGIGAELAQIFAREGHDLGLVARREDRLETLADKIAAQGAPRPLVFPCDLAQPDAVASLGKAVAAAGARPIMLVNNAGFGLLGEVATIDPDAQLAIIDVNTRALLALTLHFLPQIREARGKILNVASVVAFLPGGPRLAVYYASKAFVLSFSRSLREEMRADGVEVCVLCPGMTPTEFQERAGFGPGIALDWMPQISAVQVAEAGYAGLMTGRGVITPGFFNKLTEWLAPLLPTSLVLPLIGAMQRKR
- a CDS encoding TerB family tellurite resistance protein; the protein is MDLSAIALKSEGCPSGVDDFQGTMGMFDALKRFIDKLADFPEPDPVFDEDDFRLAAVALMVHVAHVDGETVPAEREKMQSLVTERFGLDRKASRALLRQAEASDRVTADFSEFTDVLKRRLDGPARGKVVAMMWDIAGADGRIHEFEENIIKRLTELLDVSVADRRAGMDLPPENPQTLAEG